Below is a window of Paraburkholderia kururiensis DNA.
CGCCGATGCCCGCGCCCGCCGCGCGAATGCGTTCCGCGAGGTTGCCCTGCGGCACCAGTTCCAGTTCGATTTCGCCGGCGCGATAGAGACCGTCGAACACCCACGAATCCGTTTGCCGCGGGAACGAGCAGATGATCTTGCGCACGCGTTTTGCCTTCAGCAAAGCCGCAAGACCCGTGTCGCCGTTGCCGGCGTTGTTGTTCACGATGGTCAGTTCGCGCGCGCCGTGTTCGATGAGCGCGTCGATCAGCTCCGACGGCATGCCCGCCGTGCCGAAGCCGCCGATCATCACGGTGGCGCCGTCGTGAATGTCGGCCACGGCCGACTGAAGCGATTCGAAAATCTTGTTGATCATGCCAGGTCCTCGGCCATTCGATGCCATTCCGGGGCGTGCCGGACGTTGCTGCACGGCGCCGCTCGGCGAGCGAGCGGGTGCCAGATTCGTTCGGCTCGCCTCGTTGTTCGTATATAGAACTACGATTCGATTAACGAACTTCTCGGCGCATTATCCGAGGCGCTCGCGCGCCTTGTCAAGGCAGGGGCTTCCATGAGCAAAAAGGCCGTCCTCGCGGGACGGCCTTGCTTCGTGCGCGCCGGGCATGTGTCGGGTATGTGCCCGGCGTGTGTCCGATAGGCGCGGCAATCCGCTTATGCGGCGAACGGCAGGCCCACGTAATTTTCCGCGAGCGAACGCGCCGCCGCCTCCGACGTCGTCACGTAATTCAGCTCCGACATCTTCAGGCGATTGACGAACGGCGTGTCGTCGGCCGAAGGGTGCAGCATGTTCGTCATGAACCACGAGAAGTGCTCGGCGCGCCAGACACGTTCGAGACACGTGGACGAATAGGCGTCGAGCAGGTCGGTGCATCCGTCGCGATAGCGCGCGGCCAGCGCCTGCGAGAGCACGCGCACGTCGGCCACGGCCAGGTTCATGCCCTTCGCGCCGGTGGGGGGCACGATGTGCGCAGCGTCGCCGGCAAGAAAGAGCCGGCCGTACTGCATCGGCTCGGCCACGAAACTGCGCATCGGCGTCACGCCTTTTTGCAGGATGGCGCCTTCCGCAGGTTGCCAGCCGCCGTCGTTCTCGAAACGCGTTTTCAGTTCCGACCAGATGCGGTCGTCGGACCATTGCGAGAGGTCTTCGTCCGGCGCGCACTGCAGATAGAGCCGCGTGATGGAAGGCGACCGCATGCTGTACAGCGCGAAGCCGCGCTCGTGATGGGCATAGACCAGTTCGGCGGCGTTGGGCGCGGCCTCGGCCAGAATGCCGAGCCACGCGAACGGATACACGCGCTCGTAGGTACGCAGCACCGAAGCCGGAATCGAATTGCGCGAGACGCCGTGAAAGCCGTCGCAGCCCGCGATGTAATCGCACTCGATGCGCTGCTCCACGCCCTGATGCATAAAGCGCACTTCGGGACGATCGCGCTGCGCGTCGCCTGCGAGGCCGTGTAGCGATACGCCGCTCGCTTCGAAGAACATGTGATGCCCGTGCGCGTCGGCGGCATCGATCAGGTCGCGCACCACCTCGTGCTGGCCGTAAATGGTAATGGCGCGTCCGCCCGTGAGCCCCGTCATGTCGATGCGATGGCGATTGCGCCCGAACAGCAGTTCGATGCCGTGATGCACGAGCCCTTCGCGCTGCATGCGCGCGCCGAGCCCGGCTTCGTTGATCGTGTCTACCGTGCCCTGCTCCAGCACGCCGGCGCGGATGCGCTGCTCGCAGTACTGGCGCGACTGCGCCTCCACGAGGATCGAATCGACGCCTTCGCGTCGCAGCAGATGGGAAAGCAGCAAACCCGCCGGGCCTGCGCCGACGATGGCTACCTGGGTGCGCATGTTCGTCTCCTGAACAATTTTTCGAATGGTGGAGCGATTGTCGGCGCTTTCCCCAATATGCGGCAACCGCATTCCGGGCATAGCTTGTATACGCAAATACGATAGTGCCGCACCGCCCTCGAAGCTTCTCCTGCCGATGACCGACCTCGACCTGAACCTGATTCCCTACCTCGTTGCCATGGAGGACACGCGCAACGTGAGCCGCGCCGCCGAGCGCCTCGGCGTGAGCCAGCCGCGCGTGAGCACCGCGCTGGGACGCCTGCGCGAATACTTCGGCGACCCGCTCTTCGTACGCACCTCGCGCGGCATGGAGCCGACGCCGCGCGCGCTCGCCTTGATCCCCGCCGCGCGCGACGCGCTCGTGCGCATCGAAAAGGGCATGCTCGAGGCTCAGGACTTCGACCCGGCCACGACCACACGCACGTTCTCGCTCGCGCTTTCGGACGTGGGCGAGATCGTGTTCCTGCCGCGTCTGCTGCAACTCTTCGCCGAGCGCGCGCCGCGTGCGAGCCTGCGTTCGGTCTCGCTACCGCCCGCGCAGGTGGAACGCGGGCTCGAATCGGGCGACGTCGACCTTGCCATCGGCTACTTTCCCGACCTCACGGCCAGCAACTTCTTTCAGCAGCGTCTGTTCACACACCGCTTCATCTGCCTCATGCGCAGCGACCATCCGCTGGCGGGCGAGAAGCTCACGCTCGAGCAGTTCCTTTCGCTCGGCCACGCCGTGGTGCGCGCCGAAGGCCGCAGCCAGGAAGTGCTCGAGCGCTTCCTGGAAAAGAAGCGCCTGCACCGCCGCGCCGTGCTCGAAACGCCGCACTTCATGAGCCTGCCGTTCATCCTTGCGCGCACCGATCTCGTCGCCACCGTGCCGCACGCTATCGGCTTTGCGTACGTGGCCGAGCACGCGTCGATCAAGCTCGTCGAGCCGCCTGTTGCGCTGCCGCGCTTCGACCTGAAGCAGCATTGGCATCGCAAGTTCCACAACGACGTGCGCACGGGATGGCTGCGCAGCGTGGTCTCCGAACTCTTCAACGACGCCATGGACGAGTGGCCCAAATGACGCCCGGCCGCGTACTGGGGGCTTTCGCCAGGCACGCGCGGACACAAAACGTGGAACAATGGCCAACACCCCAACGGCGCAACGCCAGGCGGACAAGCAGACAGGAGTAGATGGATGACCGACGCAACGAGGACCGCAAGTCACGCGAAACCCGCGCCGCAGGAAACCGGTGCTGCGAAGAGCAGCGCCGAGCCGCGGCCCACACGAGAAGAAGCCGAAGCAGCGGTACGCGTGCTATTGCGCTGGGCCGGAGACGACCCCACGCGCGAAGGTCTCGTAGACACCCCGGCGCGCGTCGCGCGTGCCTTCGAGGAATTCTTCGCGGGCTACGCCACCGACCCGCGCGAGATTCTCGCCCGCACGTTCGCCGAAGTGGACGGCTACGACGAGATGATCGTGCTCAAGGACATCCGCTTCGAGAGCTACTGCGAGCACCACATGGTGCCCATCATCGGCCGCGCGCACGTGGCCTATCTGCCGGATCGTCGCGTGGTGGGCATTTCGAAGCTGGCGCGCCTCGTGGACGCGTTCGCGAAGCGCCTGCAGATCCAGGAAAAGATGACGGTGCAGATTGCCGATACGCTCAACGAGGTGCTGCAACCGCGCGGTGTGGGCGTGATCCTGGAGGCGGCGCATCAGTGCATGTCGACGCGCGGCGTGCACAAGGCGGGTGTGGAAATGGTGACGTCGCGCATGCTGGGCACCTTCCGTACCGATCCGTCGACACGTCGCGAATTTCTCTCCATCGTCGGCAATCCGGTGGGAACGAGTATCGCGAACACGTAAGGTCGTGGGCGGGCCAGCGCTAGTCGTGCACTTCGCGTGATGCCGCATGCAGCGGCGTATCGCTTGGCGCCGTCCTGCACTTTCGCGCCCGCCGTATAGTGGCCAGCAAAATCGCGCCCAGCACGCAGGCCATGCCGGCCAGTTGTGCCGGCCTGATCGTCTCGTGCAGCAACAGCGCTGCAAACACCAGCGACGACACCGGCACGAGCGCAGTCGTCACGCTCGCCTCGCCGCCCGTCACGCGCGCCGATCCCGCGTACCACAGCATGAAGCCCGCCACCGTGGGCACCAGCGCGTAATAGACCACGCCCATTACCGCAGGCGCATCGAAGGCAGCGCGCCAGGGCGCCTCGAACAGCGCGGGCACGATGGCCACACAGAAGCCGATGCCGCTCATCAACGCGGACAATTGCAACGGCGTCACCGTCGCGCGCAGCTTCCGGTTGATGAGGATGAACAGGGCCTCGCACACCACCGCCGCGAACACCAGCGCATTGCCGGCGAGCGAGCCTGCCGCGCGTGCGCTGCCGCTCGCCATCCACGATGCCCCGGCAGCACTCAACGCCGAAAGCGGCACGGTGCACACGAGCACACCCACAGTCGCGAGCGCGACCGCGCCGGCAAGCGCCGCGTTCATCCGCTCACCAAGCGCAATAACAGCGACGAGCGCCGACACCGCGGGCAACGTGCCCGCAATCACGCCGGCATCGGCAGCGGACGCGAGCCTCATCCCGCTAATCAGCAACACCGTGTAGCCGACGCTGCCCGCGCCCGCCTGGGCAACGACGAGCATCGCGTCGCGCAGACCGAGACGCGGCCAGCGCACACCACGCAGTCGCATGATGGCGACGAACAACGGAAACGCGATGGCGAAACGCAGCGCGGTGGCCGAGAACGGCGCGAGCCCCGCGGCGATCTCGCGGCTCACCACGACGGTGCTGCCCACGCCGATCATGGCGAGTCCGCAAAAAAGATAACCCGTGTGCCTCGAATTCATGCTGTGCGCTCCATGAGAGGGAATGGAGCCGCAGCTTAGGTTCGCCGGCGATGAAGGGTCTTGAAGGAAATTGCAGTGTTGCTGCGTTGGAGTGGCTGCTTACCGCACCGCGTCGGCGTAGACGGCCGGCGTCACGCCGAACATGCGCACGAACGCGCGCGTCATGTGGCTTTGGTCCGCGAAGCCGGCATTGACGGCTGCATCGGCCAACGCGAGGCCCGACGCAATCGAACGCCGCGCCAGCATGACGCGGCGCTGGACCAGATACGCGTGCGGCGCCATGCCGACGTCGCGTGCGAAAGCCCGCAACAGCTGGAAGCGGTTCATGCCGGAATCCGCAGCGAGCGCGGCGAGCGTGTGCGGCGCGGACGGGTCGTCGTCGATGCGGGCTTTGGCGCGTGTGATCGAGCCGAGCGCGAAACGTCGGGGCGCCAGCGTGGCATGCGTCTGAATCACGCATTCGAAGAACGCGGTCAACGCCTCGTCGCGAACGAGTGCGTCCGGGTAGTGGACAGCATTCGTGGCAATCGCAAAGAGCCGCTCGAACAGCTTTTTCAATCGAGGGTCGTACACGACGGGACGCGTCAGTTCGAGGTTGCATGCGTCGGCGCCTGCAAGCTCCGCCGCGGCATCGAACACGAGCGCCGGTTCGAAGTAGAGCATCTGCCACGCGCGGCCGCGTTCGTCGAACGGCCGGCCGTCGTGAACCTCACCGGGATTCACCGTGATGACGTCGTTCGTGCGCGCCTCGACCGGCCCGCGACCGCTCGCCGAGCGATGCCCGCCGTGCGTGATGATGCCCACGCCGAAGTGGTCGTGCGAGTGACGTGCGAAGGTGTGCGCCGTGGTCGCGGCAGTGGCCTCGACGCCTGTGATCGCGCAGCGCAGCATGCGCACGCGGTCGGATGGCGCGCGTTTCATGGCTGCGCACGCGCGCCGCTCACGTCGGCCGCCCTGCTTCGTTGCGTTCCACTTCGCGTGCCTTGCCCTGCGTCACGCTGCTGCCCGGCGGCACGCTGTGCGTGAGCCACACGTTGCCGCCAATCACCGAACCGCGGCCTATCGTGACGCGGCCCAGAATCGTGGCGCCCGCATAGATCACGACGTCGTCCTCGACAATCGGATGCCGCGCGTTGCCCTTCACGAGCGTGCCGTCGGTATCCGCCGCGAAGCTCTTCGCTCCCAGCGTCACTGCCTGGTAGAGCCGCACGCGTTCGCCGATGATCGCGGTTTCGCCGATCACCACGCCCGTGCCGTGGTCGATAAAAAAGCTGGGGCCGATCTGTGCGCCCGGGTGAATGTCGATGCCGGTGGCCGAGTGCGCGATCTCGTTGATGAAGCGTGCGAGCAGCGGCACGCCGAGCCGGTGCAGCGCATGCGCGAGCCGATGATGCGTAACCGCGAGCACGCCCGGATAGCACAGCAGGATTTCGGTGATGTGCTGCGCGGCCGGGTCGCCGGCATAGGCCGCCTGAATGTCGCTGACCAGCAGCGCGCGAATGCCGGGCAACTGCTCGCCGAACTCGCGCGCCACTTCGAAGGCACGCGCGCGCAGCGATTCGTCCGGCGTTTCTGCATGCTCGGGCAAAAAACGCAGCGCGCGGCGAATCTGCTCTGAGAGCAGCCGCAGCGTGCTTTCGAGCGTGTGCCCGACGTAATAGTCGACGCTTTCGTCCGTCAGGTCGGGCGCGCCGTAGTGCGTGGGAAACAGCGCGGCGCGCAGGCCGTTGACGATGCCGATCATCGCTTCGCGCGACGGCAGTTCGCGAATACCGCGCGGATGGCGCGTTCGATGCAGTTCCTCGCGCGACGCGCGCAGCTCTGCGACGATCTGCTCCAGGCCCCAGTTCGAAGAAGACGGATTTGACATGGTGACAACGACAGCCGCGCGTTGCGCGGCGAAAAGTGAAGTGTCCCCAGAGATTACCGCGTTTTGTAGCGAGTCGCCGGACAGGCAAGGCAGGCGCGCGTCGTATCGACGGGCCACACAGATGGGAGAAGACGCACCGTTGCGCGCCTCAGATGGTCATGCTGCTCGCGTCGATCCAGCGCACGGCCCAGTCGCGCGCGTGGGCGATGGCCGCGGCTTCGTCGGAAAAACGCAGGTCGGTGGGAAAGAAGCGGTTAGCGACGAGCTCGCCGTCGCTGGAGCGTGAAATGACCACGTAGGGTTGCCAGCTGCCGTCGCCGGCACGCGCCGGAGCGCAATTCAGCAGATAGCCACGATGCGTGAATGCAGCGTCGAAGTGCATGAGTGTCACCCGCCCTGACTGCCCTTGTCTGGTTCAAAAGGCGCGTCGGGAACTGCCGTGAAACCCACACCCGGCCGCTCGATGGGGCCGTCGATTACGCACGCGCCAACTGTCGAAAGAGGATCATACTCTCAAGAAAATTGGCGATCCAAGGAAAAAAGCAAATTACCGCGAGCCGTTCAAGTCGCGAACAAAGGCACGGGTGGTAGGGCGCAAAGCCATCAGGAAAAGTACCAGGACATGGCGTCTTTCGCGCCTAGTGGATCTCCGGTTCGCCTGCATTCTGCGGGCCACCTGCACCGCCGCGTTGCAGGAAATCGAAGTCGCAGCCCTTGTCGGCCTGCATGACGTGGATCTGATGCATGGCGCCGTAGCCGCGCGTGAAACGCGGCGGCGGGGCGACCCACTCGGACTGCCGGCGCGCCAGTTCCTCGTCCGACACCAGCACATTCAGCTTGCGCTGCGGCACGTCGAGTTCAATGAGGTCGCCGTCGCGTACCAGCGCAAACGGTCCGCCGATGAACGACTCCGGCGCCACGTGCAGCACACAGGCGCCGTAGCTCGTACCGCTCATGCGTGCGTCCGAGATGCGCACCATGTCGCGCACGCCTTTCTGCAGCAGCTTCTTCGGAATGGGCAGTTGACCCCACTCGGGCATGCCCGGCGCGCCCACGGGACCCGCGTGTTGCAGCACGAGCACACTGTGTTCGTCGACGTCGAGCGCTTCGTCGTCGATGCGTGCGGCCATGTCGTTGTAGTCCTTGAACACCACGGCGCGGCCCGTATGAACGAGCAGATGCGGTGCGGCCGCACCCGGTTTGATGACCGCGCCGTTGGGCGCGATGTTGCCGCGCAGTACCGCGAGTCCGTTGTCGGGCATGAGCGGCGCACTACGCCGGCGGATCACGTCGTCGTTGAAGACCTGCGCGTCGGCGATGTTTTCGCCGATGCTCTTGCCGTTCACCGTCTTCTGCATGCCGTCGATCAGATCGCCCAGTTCCTTGAGCATCGCGCGCAGGCCGCCCGCATAGAAGAAATCTTCCATGAGGTACTCGCCCGTGGGCCGGATGTTGGCGAGCACCGGCGTGCGGCGCGAAATGTCGTCGTAGCGGTCGAGTGTGAGTTCGATACCCGCGCGGCGCGCCACGGCGATCATGTGCACGATCGCGTTCGTCGAGCCCGACAGCGCGAGACACGTGGTCACCGCGTTATCCACGGAACCGGCCGTGAGAATGTCCGAGGGCTTCAGGTCTTCCCACACCATCTCGACGATGCGCATGCCCGTCTTCGCCGCCATTTGCGCGTGCCGCGAATCGGGCGCGGGAATGGACGCGAAGCCGGGCAGCGTGAAGCCGAGCGCTTCAGCCGCGCTCGTCATGGTGGACGCCGTGCCCATCGTCATGCAGTGACCCGGCGAGCGCGCAATGCCGCCTTCCACGCCTTGCCAGTCGTCTTCAGTGATGTGGCCTGCGCGCAGTTCGGCCCAGTACTTCCAGGTGTCCGAACCCGAGCCCAGCGTCACGCCGTTCCAGTTGCCGCGCAGCATGGGCCCGGCCGGCAGAAAGATGGCGGGCAGGTCCATCGATATCGCGCCCATCAGCAGCGCCGGCGTGGTCTTGTCGCAACCGCCCATCAGCACGACACCGTCGGCGGGATACGAGCGCAGCGTCTCTTCCACCTCCATCGCGAGGAAGTTGCGGTAGAGCATGGTGGTGGGCTTCTGGAACGGCTCGGAAAGCGTTTGTACGGGAAGCTCGACGGGAAAGCCCCCGGCCTGCCAGATGCCGCGCTTCACTTCCTCCACACGCTGCTTGAAGTGCGTATGGCAAGGGTTGATTTCGCTCCACGTATTGAGGATCGCGATAACGGGTTTGCCTGCGTATTCTTCGCGACTATAGCCCATCTGCGAGGTGCGCGAACGATGGCCGAACGAGCGCAGGTCGTTGACGCCATACCAACGGTGGCTGCGCAGTTCTTCCGGGGTCTTTCTCTTCGTCACTTTCTCTCCTTCACACGCGAGACGATCTGGGTCGGGCTCACGAACTGCAGCGCGATGATCACCCAGATCAGCGTGATCGCCATGTAGATCATGGCCATGGCGTCGATGGATTGCGGCGCCCGCACGCCTGTCGAGAATACCGCGTAATAGAGCGCGACGACGAGCGTTTGCGTGGCGGGCCCCGCCGTGAAGAACGTGAGTTCGAAGAGTCCGATGGTACGAACCAGCACGAGCAGACCCGCCGCGAGCATGCCGGGCACGAGCAGCGGCAACAGCACGTAGCGGAAATAGCGCAACGTGTTCGCACCGAAAATGCGCGCGGCGGCTTCGAGGTTCGGATCGATCTGCTCGATGAACGGCGTCATCACGAGAATCACGAACGGCAAGGCCGGCACGAGGTTCGCCAGGATCACGCCGCCAAGCGTGCCCGCGAGGCCGAACTTGTACATGGCCGTGGCCATCGGAATGCCGTAGGTGACGGGCGGCACCATCAACGGCAGCAGGAATACGAGCATGGCAAGCCGCTTGCCGCGAAACTGCACGCGCGCGAGCGCGTAGGCCGCGGGCACGCCCAGCACGATGGAAAGCAGCACAACGGCGCCCACCACTTCGACCGTCACCCACAGCACGCTCGCCAGTTGAAAGTCGGACCATGCCTGCGCGTACCAGTGCAGCGTGAACCCTTGCGGCAGCGGCGTGCCGAACCAGCGCGTGGCGATCGAGTTGATCGCCACGGTGGCAATGAGCAGCAGCACGTTCAGCAGGAAGAACGCCATCGCACCCCACACGAGCGCTTTCCATACGAGGTCGGGCAGACTCGCACGCGGGCCTCGTCTTGCCGATTGCCCTTCGGGATGACGCCGCATGCGCGATCCGCCATCGCTCTCGTCGCTCGCAGAGATGTTCATGACGGCATGCGACGAGCCCGCCGCGCCGGCATGCGATGCCAGCTCGCGCGGCACGGAGCGGCGCCACTCTTGTCTCGCTTCGCGATCGGTGGTCATCAGCCTTTTCCTCCGGTGGTGGGTCCGCGATAGAAGAAGCGGCGCGCGCCTAACATCGCAGCCACGACGATCAACTGCACGAAGCCCATCACGATGGCGATGGCCGAAGCGAGCGAGTAGTCGTAGTTTTCGAACGCGGCCTCGGCGGCGGCAATCGACATCACACGCGTGGGGCCCGCAGGCGCGCCGAGCAGCACTGCGGACGGAAACACCGAGAACGCCTGCACGAACGAAAGACACGCTGCCATCGTGAGGCCCGGCACGAGCAACGGAAAATAGATGCGGCGAAACTGTTGCCACGGTCCGGCGCCGAGCGTGGCGGCCGCGCTCGCGAGCGTCGGGTCGATGCCCGTGACGTAGGAAAGCGTGAGCAAAAATGCGAACGGGAAACCCGACACCACGAGCGAGATCAACACGCCCCAATAGTTGTGCGTGAGGCGCACTTCGTCGGCGTAGAGATGCAGCGCATGCAGCGTCTGCGGGAACCAGCCGTTCGGACCGAAGTAGGTGAGCATGCCGTCCGCGATCAGCACGGTGCCGAGCGTGACGGGAATCACGAGCAGCGTGGTAACGAGCTTCTGATACGGCGACGGACGGCGCAGCGCAAACGCGACGGGCACCGACACACCGACGTTGACGAGCGTGGCCGGCACGGCGAGCTTGAGCGTGACGAGAATCGTCGGCCAGAGCGAAGTATCGGAAAAGAACGTGGCGTAGTTGGCCCAGACGCTGCCGCCGTTCATCGGCTGGAACGACAGCACGAGCCCATACGCAAACGGATAGATGAACAGCGCGACGATGAAAAGGAGCGCGGGCGTAACAAGCCAACGCTTTGGATCGCTGGGCGCCGCGGCGCTGGCGGGCAACGTGGCGGCGTTCGCGTTCACGGCGCCTCCACGTCGTAGACCAGCGTGCGCGCAGCCGGCACGCGCAGACTGATGCGCTCGCCTTCTGCAAACTCGCCGGCGAGCCGAGCCCACAGCGCACCGAATGCGGTCTTCACGCGAATCAGCGAATCGCGGCCGCCGTACTCGACGGTTTCCACTTCGGCGTCGAAGGCGTTCTCGGCGCCTGGCGCGGCGCGCTCGATGTCCTCCGGTCTCAACGCAACGCTCACGGCCTTGGCGCTGAATGCTTCCATCGGCGTGCCGATCAATTGCACGCCGCCATTCGCAAGCCGCACGCGCTCGCCCTCGGCGGCTTGCAGCGTGAAGGGCACCACGTTGCGATAGCCCATGAAACGCGCAACGTGCAGGTTCTTCGGCCGCCCATACACCTCTTTCGGCGTGGCGACCTGCTGCACGACGCCCTCCTTCATCACGACGATGCGGTCGGCCATGGAAAGCGCCTCGTCCTGGTCGTGCGTCACGTAGAGGGTCGCGCGCTCCAGTTGGCTATGAATGCGCCGGATCTCCGCGCGCATTTCGATGCGCAGCTTCGTGTCGAGATTCGAGAGCGGCTCGTCCATCAGCACGAGCGGCGGCTCGATCACGATGGCGCGTGCAATCGCCACACGCTGCTGCTGGCCGCCCGACAACTGCCCCGGCAGCTTGCGCTCGTGTCCGACGAGTTGCACGAGTTGCAACGCCTCGCGCGCGCGCCGCTGCGCTTCGCCCTTCGCCACGCCGCGCATCTTGAGGCCGAAGCCCACGTTATCGAGCACGGACATGTGTGGAAACAGCGCGTAGTTCTGGAACACCATGCCGAAGCCGCGCTTCTCGGGCGGCAGCACGTCGATGCGCCGGTCGTCGAGCCAGATGCCGCCGCCCGACAGCGGCTGCAGCCCCGCGATGCAGTTCAACGCCGTGGACTTGCCGCAGCCCGACGGCCCGAGCAGCGCAATGAATTCGCCGCGGCGGATGTTCAGATCGAGCC
It encodes the following:
- a CDS encoding LysR family transcriptional regulator; its protein translation is MTDLDLNLIPYLVAMEDTRNVSRAAERLGVSQPRVSTALGRLREYFGDPLFVRTSRGMEPTPRALALIPAARDALVRIEKGMLEAQDFDPATTTRTFSLALSDVGEIVFLPRLLQLFAERAPRASLRSVSLPPAQVERGLESGDVDLAIGYFPDLTASNFFQQRLFTHRFICLMRSDHPLAGEKLTLEQFLSLGHAVVRAEGRSQEVLERFLEKKRLHRRAVLETPHFMSLPFILARTDLVATVPHAIGFAYVAEHASIKLVEPPVALPRFDLKQHWHRKFHNDVRTGWLRSVVSELFNDAMDEWPK
- the folE gene encoding GTP cyclohydrolase I FolE, which gives rise to MTDATRTASHAKPAPQETGAAKSSAEPRPTREEAEAAVRVLLRWAGDDPTREGLVDTPARVARAFEEFFAGYATDPREILARTFAEVDGYDEMIVLKDIRFESYCEHHMVPIIGRAHVAYLPDRRVVGISKLARLVDAFAKRLQIQEKMTVQIADTLNEVLQPRGVGVILEAAHQCMSTRGVHKAGVEMVTSRMLGTFRTDPSTRREFLSIVGNPVGTSIANT
- the epsC gene encoding serine O-acetyltransferase EpsC — protein: MSNPSSSNWGLEQIVAELRASREELHRTRHPRGIRELPSREAMIGIVNGLRAALFPTHYGAPDLTDESVDYYVGHTLESTLRLLSEQIRRALRFLPEHAETPDESLRARAFEVAREFGEQLPGIRALLVSDIQAAYAGDPAAQHITEILLCYPGVLAVTHHRLAHALHRLGVPLLARFINEIAHSATGIDIHPGAQIGPSFFIDHGTGVVIGETAIIGERVRLYQAVTLGAKSFAADTDGTLVKGNARHPIVEDDVVIYAGATILGRVTIGRGSVIGGNVWLTHSVPPGSSVTQGKAREVERNEAGRPT
- the araD gene encoding L-arabinonate dehydratase, producing the protein MTKRKTPEELRSHRWYGVNDLRSFGHRSRTSQMGYSREEYAGKPVIAILNTWSEINPCHTHFKQRVEEVKRGIWQAGGFPVELPVQTLSEPFQKPTTMLYRNFLAMEVEETLRSYPADGVVLMGGCDKTTPALLMGAISMDLPAIFLPAGPMLRGNWNGVTLGSGSDTWKYWAELRAGHITEDDWQGVEGGIARSPGHCMTMGTASTMTSAAEALGFTLPGFASIPAPDSRHAQMAAKTGMRIVEMVWEDLKPSDILTAGSVDNAVTTCLALSGSTNAIVHMIAVARRAGIELTLDRYDDISRRTPVLANIRPTGEYLMEDFFYAGGLRAMLKELGDLIDGMQKTVNGKSIGENIADAQVFNDDVIRRRSAPLMPDNGLAVLRGNIAPNGAVIKPGAAAPHLLVHTGRAVVFKDYNDMAARIDDEALDVDEHSVLVLQHAGPVGAPGMPEWGQLPIPKKLLQKGVRDMVRISDARMSGTSYGACVLHVAPESFIGGPFALVRDGDLIELDVPQRKLNVLVSDEELARRQSEWVAPPPRFTRGYGAMHQIHVMQADKGCDFDFLQRGGAGGPQNAGEPEIH
- a CDS encoding DMT family transporter, giving the protein MNSRHTGYLFCGLAMIGVGSTVVVSREIAAGLAPFSATALRFAIAFPLFVAIMRLRGVRWPRLGLRDAMLVVAQAGAGSVGYTVLLISGMRLASAADAGVIAGTLPAVSALVAVIALGERMNAALAGAVALATVGVLVCTVPLSALSAAGASWMASGSARAAGSLAGNALVFAAVVCEALFILINRKLRATVTPLQLSALMSGIGFCVAIVPALFEAPWRAAFDAPAVMGVVYYALVPTVAGFMLWYAGSARVTGGEASVTTALVPVSSLVFAALLLHETIRPAQLAGMACVLGAILLATIRRARKCRTAPSDTPLHAASREVHD
- the pobA gene encoding 4-hydroxybenzoate 3-monooxygenase, with the protein product MRTQVAIVGAGPAGLLLSHLLRREGVDSILVEAQSRQYCEQRIRAGVLEQGTVDTINEAGLGARMQREGLVHHGIELLFGRNRHRIDMTGLTGGRAITIYGQHEVVRDLIDAADAHGHHMFFEASGVSLHGLAGDAQRDRPEVRFMHQGVEQRIECDYIAGCDGFHGVSRNSIPASVLRTYERVYPFAWLGILAEAAPNAAELVYAHHERGFALYSMRSPSITRLYLQCAPDEDLSQWSDDRIWSELKTRFENDGGWQPAEGAILQKGVTPMRSFVAEPMQYGRLFLAGDAAHIVPPTGAKGMNLAVADVRVLSQALAARYRDGCTDLLDAYSSTCLERVWRAEHFSWFMTNMLHPSADDTPFVNRLKMSELNYVTTSEAAARSLAENYVGLPFAA
- a CDS encoding ABC transporter permease is translated as MNANAATLPASAAAPSDPKRWLVTPALLFIVALFIYPFAYGLVLSFQPMNGGSVWANYATFFSDTSLWPTILVTLKLAVPATLVNVGVSVPVAFALRRPSPYQKLVTTLLVIPVTLGTVLIADGMLTYFGPNGWFPQTLHALHLYADEVRLTHNYWGVLISLVVSGFPFAFLLTLSYVTGIDPTLASAAATLGAGPWQQFRRIYFPLLVPGLTMAACLSFVQAFSVFPSAVLLGAPAGPTRVMSIAAAEAAFENYDYSLASAIAIVMGFVQLIVVAAMLGARRFFYRGPTTGGKG
- a CDS encoding 3-oxoacid CoA-transferase subunit A translates to MINKIFESLQSAVADIHDGATVMIGGFGTAGMPSELIDALIEHGARELTIVNNNAGNGDTGLAALLKAKRVRKIICSFPRQTDSWVFDGLYRAGEIELELVPQGNLAERIRAAGAGIGGFFTPTGYGTKLAEGKETRLIDGKHYVLESPLHADFALIKAYKGDRWGNLVYRKTARNFGPIMASAAKVAIAQVSEVVPLGALDPEVIVTPGIFVQRVIEVPQAAHAAQRSQQAA
- a CDS encoding ABC transporter permease, with product MRRHPEGQSARRGPRASLPDLVWKALVWGAMAFFLLNVLLLIATVAINSIATRWFGTPLPQGFTLHWYAQAWSDFQLASVLWVTVEVVGAVVLLSIVLGVPAAYALARVQFRGKRLAMLVFLLPLMVPPVTYGIPMATAMYKFGLAGTLGGVILANLVPALPFVILVMTPFIEQIDPNLEAAARIFGANTLRYFRYVLLPLLVPGMLAAGLLVLVRTIGLFELTFFTAGPATQTLVVALYYAVFSTGVRAPQSIDAMAMIYMAITLIWVIIALQFVSPTQIVSRVKERK
- a CDS encoding AraC family transcriptional regulator is translated as MKRAPSDRVRMLRCAITGVEATAATTAHTFARHSHDHFGVGIITHGGHRSASGRGPVEARTNDVITVNPGEVHDGRPFDERGRAWQMLYFEPALVFDAAAELAGADACNLELTRPVVYDPRLKKLFERLFAIATNAVHYPDALVRDEALTAFFECVIQTHATLAPRRFALGSITRAKARIDDDPSAPHTLAALAADSGMNRFQLLRAFARDVGMAPHAYLVQRRVMLARRSIASGLALADAAVNAGFADQSHMTRAFVRMFGVTPAVYADAVR